The DNA window GGGACGGGAATGCACGACAGGACCCCGGACGACCTGATCGTCCGCGAAATCTACCGCACCATCCTGGGCGAGTCGACCGAGGCCGGCCGGCCCTGCGCGATCGTGCGCCTGACGGGGTGCCATCGCCGCTGCTCGTACTGCGACAGCGCCCACGCGTTCGAGGGCGGGGAGAGCCTGGCCGTGGCGCGGATCCTGGCGGCGGTCGAAGCGCTGGGTTGCCGCACCGTGCTGGTGACGGGCGGCGAACCCCTGCTGCAGCCCGGCTGCCCGGCGCTGCTGGCCGCCCTGGTCGGGGACGGCCGCCGCACGGTCCTGGAGACCAGCGGCACCCGAGGCGCCCTGCCCCTGTCGGCGGTCCCCGGCGGCGTGCGCCGCGTCGTGGACGTCAAGACCCCGGGCAGCGGCCTGCGCGAACGGGACGTGGCCTGGGACCAGCTCGCCTGCCTCGACGCCGGCGACGAGTTGAAGTTCGTCTGCTGCGACCGCGCGGACTACGAGTGGTCGCGCGACCTCGTCCGCGCCGGAAGCCGCCTGCCGCCCGCGACGCCCGTCGTCTTCTCCGCCGCCGAGGGCCGGCTGTCGCCGGCTTCGCTCGCCGACTGGCTGGTCGAGGACGGTCTCGACGTCCGTTTCCAGCTGCAGCTGCACAAGACGCTGTGGCCGGACGGGGAGCGACGCTCATGACGCGACTCGCGGGGGAGGCCGCCGCGTCGGGACGGCGGGGCACGGCGGTGGTCCTGCTCAGCGGCGGGCTCGACAGCTGCGTCTGCCTCGCCGGCGTCCTGACGCGGTACGACGCGGCCGTGCTGCACCTCGACTACGGCCAGCGCACGCAGGCCCGCGAGC is part of the bacterium genome and encodes:
- a CDS encoding radical SAM protein, with protein sequence MHDRTPDDLIVREIYRTILGESTEAGRPCAIVRLTGCHRRCSYCDSAHAFEGGESLAVARILAAVEALGCRTVLVTGGEPLLQPGCPALLAALVGDGRRTVLETSGTRGALPLSAVPGGVRRVVDVKTPGSGLRERDVAWDQLACLDAGDELKFVCCDRADYEWSRDLVRAGSRLPPATPVVFSAAEGRLSPASLADWLVEDGLDVRFQLQLHKTLWPDGERRS